CGCCGGCTGACGCGGAATCGGTTCAAGGTAGATGGTTCAAGGTTCAAGGTTGGGAGATCTGCCCTCCCTTGAACCTTGAACCATCCTCCTTAAACCCGTACACCCATGTCGAGCCTTCGTCAATGGATTCCCAAATTGCTGGTGGAATCCTTTTTTATTGTCTTCAGCATTCTGCTCGCGTTCGCGCTCAATGGATGGTGGGGAGCGCGTCAGCGGCAGGCGCTTGCCGATCGGGCGCTGACCGATTTCGTCCAGGAGATCCGGCAGAACAGGGAAAACCTCCAGGAGGTCATTCCCTATCACATCGATCTGCGCAAGAAATTTTCCGATATCGTTAATGCCGGGACGGTCCGCACATTTGCCGATCTCGACCAGCTGAACGGATTTCAGGGCTTCCGGCCGGCTTTTCTGACGACAACCGCCTGGGAGACGGCCATCGCCACGGGCGCGCTCACGGAATTGAAGTACGACGATGTCGCCGCGCTTTCAGAGCTCTATACCATGCAGGAGCGCTTCGTCGAAATCAGCATGCCTAACTTCATGCTGGGAAGCGGTTCGTTCTCGGATGCCAACATCAATTCCACGATGCTGACGGCCATGTTGTATCTGGGGGACGTGACGGCCGGCGAGGACAGGCTCACGAAGATCTACGATCGCGTGCTACAGCAACTCGGGGCCTCAGAGCAATGAGCAAGCGCTAACATGCACGCCAAAGCAGTCAGGTGTTTGCTGTTTCAGGTCAAGGTGCCAGGGTTTTTGCCGAGTGGTGTTTTTACCTGATCCGCGCCGTCATCCCGACCGGATCCCCGCACATGCGGGGAGAAGCGGAGGGACCTTCTGACTTTGGCTGTGCCATCCATCGGGAGGGCTCCGCTTCACGCCGATTTTTAAGGGCAGTCCGGTCGGGATGACGGGACGATGTTGATGCCTGCACCCGCACGCACCTACATCTCAGGAAACAGGAATACCTTGTCGACCACGTGGACCACGCCATTGCTCGCGTCGATCGTGGCAAGGATCCTGGCACCGTTCACGTAGGTGTCGTCACCCCGTTTTTCGACGCTCACGTATTGTCCCGTCGCCAGATAGATCTTCATGTTGGGGTTCAGGTTGGAATCCTTATATGTGCCGGGCGAAGCGTGCGAGGTGACGATCTTGGCCAGTTTCGATTTATTCTCCGGTTTCAGGAGTTCCTCTACGGTGCCGGCGGGCAGGGCGTCGAACGCGGCGTTCGTCGGGGCGAACACGGTGAGCGGGCCAGGGTTGACCAGGACGTGCTGCAGGCCGGCGGCATCGATCGCTGCCGCCAGCGTCGTGTGGTCGGGCGACGAGCGCGCGATCTTGAGGATGTTCATTTCCGACACGTTGTCGACGACGTTGGCCTGGCCCTGGTCCCTGAAATCGTCGTTGAAGGAAGCCTCGGGGGCGGCGGGCTGGCAGCCGGCCAGCACGATGGCGCCGGCCAGGTAAAGGGATGCGATGAAGGATGGATTGCACATGGCAATGTCTCGCCTTTTCGGTTGGAAGGTGCGTCCACGAAGAGGAGGCGAAAGCCGTATGCCGAGCGCCGGAGCGTGTGTTTATCGCCGCTTCGGGACCGGTGGCGCTGCGGCGTTGGATGTAATTAAGAGCACGTCAACCCGGTCTGTCAATCTATTTAAGACAAAATAGTATTAATTCTTATTTACTCCATAGTTTGCCATTGAGCGCCAGAGAAGGGCGTTGCGACGGGGCGCTTCGTATCTTGTCCTCCCGAACCAGCCCCAGCCTGCCGTGGCCGAACCGCTCAAGAATCAGTTTGGTGCAGACAAGCCGGCCACGATCGCCGGCATGATCGCGAACGTGTATCCGCCGTTCGATGTAGACGCCTTCCTGGCCGATGCGCTCGCCGGCTACGAGGCGCTCGACCTGACGCCGCGGGGCCGGCAGATTGCAGTGGCACTGCGCACCCATCTGCCGGCCGACTATGAGGAGGCGGTGGACATACTGATTGCTTCGCTCGGCCCGAAGCTCGCGTCCACCGAGTCGTTCGGGATGGCTCCGTTTCTGTACCTGCCGCATGTCACCTTCGTGGCGACCTACGGGGTCGATCACTTCGAGTCGTCGATGCGCGCGCAGTACGAACTCACGCAACGATTCTCGGCCGAGTTCAGCATCAGGGCTTTTCTAATCGCGCACCCTGAGGCGACGCTCGCGCGGCTGCGCGCCTGGGTGGACGATCCGAGTCCGCACGTGCGGCGCCTCGTTTCCGAGGGCACGCGGCCCCGGCTGCCCTGGGCGCAGCGGCTGCCGGCCTTTCAGCAGGACCCGCGTCCGGTGCTGGCGCTGCTGGAACGCCTGAAGGATGATCCGGAGCTGTACGTGAGGCGCTCGGTGGCGAACAACCTCAACGATATCGGGAAGGATCACCCGGCGCTGCTGGTGGATACCGCCCGCCGGTGGATGGCGGATGCGAGCGAGCAGCGTGCCTGGGTCGTCCGGCATGCGCTACGATCGGCCGTGAAGCGCGGCGACCCGGAGGCCCTGTCGATTATCGGATTCGACGGCGCCGCGGAGGTGCGAATCGAAAACGCGCGGATGGAGCCGGAAGCGCCGGCGATCGGCGAGACGGCGTATGTGGCCTTCGACCTCATCCATGCGGGAGCCGATGCGCAACGCATTTTAGTGGATTATTGCGTTCATTACGTGAAGGCGAACGGGAAAACGAGTCCGAAAGTATTCAAGCTGAAAACCTTCGAACTCACCCCCGGGGAGCGCACCGCCGTACGAAAGGCGCTCTCGTTGACCCAGTAAACGACGCGAACCCATTACCCCGGCCGGCATCGCATCGAGCTGCTCGTTAACGGGCATCGGTTGCCGCTTGTGGAATTCGATCTTCGGATGGCCTGATCGCACCGTCTGGGTGCACGTTACGGCAGACGCACGTGAAGCGCCCTATCTACGACATACCGCCCGATATCACGACGGCGCTGCGCGTAAGCGGACTGGAAGCGGCTTACCGGGCGCGACCTCCCTATCAGCGCAACGACTACGTCGGCTGGATC
This window of the Rhodothermales bacterium genome carries:
- a CDS encoding fasciclin domain-containing protein — protein: MCNPSFIASLYLAGAIVLAGCQPAAPEASFNDDFRDQGQANVVDNVSEMNILKIARSSPDHTTLAAAIDAAGLQHVLVNPGPLTVFAPTNAAFDALPAGTVEELLKPENKSKLAKIVTSHASPGTYKDSNLNPNMKIYLATGQYVSVEKRGDDTYVNGARILATIDASNGVVHVVDKVFLFPEM
- a CDS encoding DNA alkylation repair protein, whose product is MAEPLKNQFGADKPATIAGMIANVYPPFDVDAFLADALAGYEALDLTPRGRQIAVALRTHLPADYEEAVDILIASLGPKLASTESFGMAPFLYLPHVTFVATYGVDHFESSMRAQYELTQRFSAEFSIRAFLIAHPEATLARLRAWVDDPSPHVRRLVSEGTRPRLPWAQRLPAFQQDPRPVLALLERLKDDPELYVRRSVANNLNDIGKDHPALLVDTARRWMADASEQRAWVVRHALRSAVKRGDPEALSIIGFDGAAEVRIENARMEPEAPAIGETAYVAFDLIHAGADAQRILVDYCVHYVKANGKTSPKVFKLKTFELTPGERTAVRKALSLTQ
- a CDS encoding YdeI/OmpD-associated family protein; this translates as MKRPIYDIPPDITTALRVSGLEAAYRARPPYQRNDYVGWITRAKREATRQKRLAQMLAELERGDTYMNMPYNARKA